The window GCCTGAAAAGCCTCCTGATGCGCTTTGGGCCGACAACGAAGCCCAGTCCTGTCAACAGATAGACCATCGACACAACGCCTTCAGTAGGGTGATCGGTAAGATGCCTGTCCATGATTCCCATCAGTTTCAGATTGATCTCGTTTTCCCCTTTTGGTTTGTAATATAGACTGCTTCGGGGAACCTCCAATACTTCACACTGTTTCCTTATAGAAAGCCCCTTATAATCGGAACAAACCAATGTCGCCCGGTCTTTCATATCCCCAGTTTCTTGCAGCTTTTTTTTAAAAAGTCATTCTCTACTTTTAGCTCTCCGATCTGGGCATAGAGCTGCTCAAGGGCAGGGCCTTCTTCCTTTTTCTTTGAATGATCCTTTTCAAATACAGCTGACATATTATCCAAAAACTCACCCTTCCACTTGGAGATAATCACAGGGCTAACATCGAACTTCTTGGACAATTCAGCCAATGTAAACTGATTCTTGATTGCTTCAAGGGCCACTTTTGCCTTGAACTCAGGAGAAAACTTTCGTCTTGTTTGCTTGTTCATAAGGTTAAATTTAAACGGTTTTTTTAACTTAACCTCTGGTCTCAATTTTGGGGAGTATTATATGGTGATGTAAATTGACCCCCGTCAAAAGTTATTTTTCTGGAATGGAATAAGAGGCTTTTAAGTCCTGTTAGGAGTGCAAACAATTAAGCATTCCCATGGCCAATCGCACTCTTACCATGAACAAGATCAAACAAATTTTACGAGGCCATTTTGAAGGCCATGGCTCCAAGCAGCTCAGCAAATTGACGGGAGTCTCCCGCAATACTGTCAAGTCCTATCTTAAAAGATTTCAACAAACAGGCCTTTCCTTTGAAGAGGTTAATCAGCTTTCCGATGAAGGTTTAGCTGAATTAATATTAGGTCCACCAGCCCCTGTGCAGCAAAGTGACAGGCTGGAAGTATTACTTCCTTTATTGCCTGGGATCGTTAAGAAGTTGCGAATAAAAGGCATGACACGTCAGCGTCTCTGGGAAGAATACCGACAGAAGCATCCTGACGGTTTTCAGGCCAGCCAGTTCCGCAAACATATTCGGCAATACGTGGGTAAGCAGGGGCTAACGATGCATTTTGAGCACCTAGCCGGAGATAAAGTATTCATCGACTATGCGGGTAAAAAGCTCTATGTCACTGATCCCGATACAGGGGAGCATTTTCCTGTAGAGGTATTTGTGGCTACGCTGGGCTGTACTCAATACACTTATGTGGAAGCCACTTACACCCAGAAGAAACCCGACTTCATCGGAAGCTGCACAAGGATGCTGGAGTTCTTCGGCGGGGTTCCAAGGGTAATCGTGCCTGACAACCTCCGGTCTGCAGTTACCAAAGGCAGCAAATACTCTCCAGTCCTGAACGAGACCTTTGAAACCTTTGCTGAGCATTACAACACCACTATCATTCCGGCAAGACCGCGTCAGCCAAGAGAAAAGTCTCTGGTCGAAGGTGCTGTAAGACTGGTATATCAGCGGATTTATGTAGCTCTTCAGGGAAAGGTGTTTTTATCCTTAGAAAGCCTTAATGAAGCACTTGTTCCTTTGGTATCCAACTACAATGACTATGCACTCAGAGGTGAGGAAAGTCGCAGGGAACAGTTTGAGACACTTGAGCGGAACAGTCTGCTGGCACTTCCCGAACTTCCTTATCAGCTGATGAGTGTCAAAGTGTGCACTGTAATGAAAAACACCCACATATGTCTTGGGGAGGATAAACACTACTACAGTGTTCCCCATCAGTATATGGGAAAGAAAGTCAAAGTCCTTTTCAATGATGACCAGGTAGAGATCTTTTACAAGTATCATCCTATAGCCAAACACAAACGCGATAAAAGGAAGCATAAGTACACGACACTAAGGGATCATCTGGCCGGAAACCAGAAGTATGTATCCGATTGGAGTTATGAATTCTTTGTAAGTGAAGGCAATAAGATCAGCAAGGAGGTAGGGAAATTCCTATCCAGCCTGATGGAATCTATTCCCCATCCGGAGCAAGGTTATAGATCCTGCTCCGGAATCCTTCATCTTGCCCGTAAAGTGGGTTCACAGCGGATCACTGGAGCCTGCAAAAGAGCGTCAGAGTATGGTGTTTACACCTATCCTATGATTGAACAGATCCTTTCCAAAAATTTAGACGCAATCAGTTTTTCCGATGAACAGCTGGATGAGTCTTCCCAGATGCCCAAACACCACAACATCCGTGGCAACAGATACTTCAGTTAACAAACACCAATTCCAATGATACAAGAAACAATTGAAAAAATGAGAAAAATGAAGCTTTACGGCATGTCACGAAGCTTCAGTCATGCCACAGAATCCGGCTCTCTGTCATCCCTTACACCGGATGAACTGATTAGTCTGCTCGTGGAAAACGAATGGGATGACCGTCAAAACCGCAGGATGGATCGAAGCCTTCGTGGTGCACGTTTCCGATACAAAGCCACTGTCGAGGAACTGGATTTTCGTCCCGGGCGTGAACTGGACAAAAATCAACTATTGAGACTCGCAGACGGAGCATACATCCACAAAGGAGAAAACATTCTGATGACAGGAAGTACAGGCACAGGTAAGAGTTATCTTGCCTGTGCCTTGGGCAATCAGGCTTGTAGCAAGGGACACAAAGTCCTTTATGCGAATACGACTAAGTTGCTTACCCAACTGAAAATGGCTAAGGCTGATGGATCTTCTATCAAAGAGATGCTCAAACTCGAAAAACTTGATGTGTTGATACTCGATGACTTTGGGATACAACCCCTGGATGTTCAGAGCAGAATGTTGCTGATGGAGATTATAGAGGACCGACATGGTAAAAAGTCCACCATCATCACTTCGCAGTTACCGGTCAGTGCATGGTATGAAATAATCGGAGATCAAACTCTTGCAGATGCTATTTTGGACAGAATTGTGCACGATGCTCACCGGATAGAACTAAAGGGAGAATCCCTGAGAAGAAAACGTAATATTAATCCCGAAAAACAATAACTTTAACGCGATGTAAGTCCACTATTCCTGACCAAAAAACTACTTAACTCCGGGGGGTCACTTTGCAGCGCTGATAGGGGGTCACTTTGACCGCTATATGCAGTTGGCTCTAGTGCTTAAGTTTATATTACTTTTTATAAAAGAAACAGGGAAGCCAAAAGACAAATATGATCTAGCATCCCAAAACCCATCTAAGTTGATCGGTCTATTGAATTGACCACCTTGTCTCAACAAAACATCTCCATCTATTAAGGTATCACGAGCTGCGATAAAAGTAGAATTACCTAAGTAATTATTTCTTTTTGATCCCGATACAAACATAAAGAAGGATCTCGAAGACTCGGTATCGACCCTTCTAATTCTTGCAAACAATCTTTGTTGATATTCCTGTACCAAATCTGGATTACCCGCAAAAATTTGAATAGGATTTCTATTATCTATCAAAGATTGCAATTGTCTGATAGAAGGAGCGTCAGTACTAGCTCTGTAGTCTATTCTAATATTAGTCTGTTCAGAAAGATTATAATTGATCACAGCTCTTGGAATCCAATTCTTGAATGTTCGTTGCGTGTTTTCAAAACCAGGAAATAATCTATCACTATTCAAATTAGAAACTTCATAATCTAGAGAAGTGAAAATTCTCCACTTTTCATTATTAAATCGATACCCAACGCCACTTTGTTGTTGTAAGTATTTATTTTCAAATTGATTAGAAAGAGCACTATCTAGTTCGAAAAATGTAGATTCAGCTTGTCTTTGTAAAACTTCTTGATCTGTTTTCCCTATGTCATTTCCTATTCTGTACTGCAATCTTAATTGAGAGTTTTCAGAAATGGGTTCACTATAATCAAAGCTCACTCTATAATTTAAGCTATTTGAATTACTGAAAGAATTTTGAATCAAACTATCAACCCTAGAAGTTCCAAAATCAGTGTTTACTGATGTCAATCTCGAATCTCTATTGGATTCATTCAGTCTTGAAGTAATGTTTGTAGATAATACTCTACCTTCTTTTGCAAACTTATAGCGATAAGTAAAGTCATTATCAAAACTAAACCACCTATTATCCCCAAGAGTTACATTATTAATTTCATTAATTGGATTCTGTGGATCAAACAAGTTTTGAGCTAAAGTCTCATTCCTAGATTGACTCATGGCATAACTTAGCCTTGATCTCCAAATGATTGCCGAACGTTCTGAAATATCATAATCTAACCTCAATTCCAAGCGATGTCTTTTAGACTCACTTACACTTCTTCTATCTTGATTATACAATTGCAAACTATCGCTTGGAAGTATATAGGATCTTGAGGATGTTCTGTTGAGTGTATTTCTACTGTCATTAAAGAAATATGAGCCAGTAAATTTCGCTTTTCCTTGATCAAACTTGTCTGAGAAGTTCACACCTACAGCATTGGTCACAGTGATCCCATCACGTTCACGAGTCTGAAGTGCATTATTGCCTCCTCCCCCTCGGCCTCCGCCACCCGCTTGACCGCCATTCTCACCTAGTGCACCTGAAAGGTCATCAGAAGAAAAATTCTGCTGATTGATATTATTTGTCAAACCTAAGACGGTCGTTCTTTGAGTTCCATTAAAGAAATTTAAAGATCCAGTAGCTATGTAGTTGTTATCAGTTCCATAGCCTCCGGAAAGCCTTCCAAACAAACCTGATTTCACTTCTTTCTTGGTGATGATATTGATCGTTTTGGTTGTATTTCCATCATCAAAGCCTGTCAAAACAGCTTGATCACTTCTTTGGTCCAAAAATTCAATTTTGTCGATTATCTCCACAGGAATATTAGCCATAGCCACAGCAGGGTTTTCTCCAAAAAATGGCTCCCCATCTACTAAAACCCTTCCTACCACTTCTCCTTGCACTTCAATAGTTCCATTCCTGAATACTACACCCGGCATTTTTCCAATCAATTCATCTG is drawn from Belliella baltica DSM 15883 and contains these coding sequences:
- a CDS encoding transposase; its protein translation is MNKQTRRKFSPEFKAKVALEAIKNQFTLAELSKKFDVSPVIISKWKGEFLDNMSAVFEKDHSKKKEEGPALEQLYAQIGELKVENDFLKKSCKKLGI
- the istA gene encoding IS21 family transposase: MANRTLTMNKIKQILRGHFEGHGSKQLSKLTGVSRNTVKSYLKRFQQTGLSFEEVNQLSDEGLAELILGPPAPVQQSDRLEVLLPLLPGIVKKLRIKGMTRQRLWEEYRQKHPDGFQASQFRKHIRQYVGKQGLTMHFEHLAGDKVFIDYAGKKLYVTDPDTGEHFPVEVFVATLGCTQYTYVEATYTQKKPDFIGSCTRMLEFFGGVPRVIVPDNLRSAVTKGSKYSPVLNETFETFAEHYNTTIIPARPRQPREKSLVEGAVRLVYQRIYVALQGKVFLSLESLNEALVPLVSNYNDYALRGEESRREQFETLERNSLLALPELPYQLMSVKVCTVMKNTHICLGEDKHYYSVPHQYMGKKVKVLFNDDQVEIFYKYHPIAKHKRDKRKHKYTTLRDHLAGNQKYVSDWSYEFFVSEGNKISKEVGKFLSSLMESIPHPEQGYRSCSGILHLARKVGSQRITGACKRASEYGVYTYPMIEQILSKNLDAISFSDEQLDESSQMPKHHNIRGNRYFS
- the istB gene encoding IS21-like element helper ATPase IstB — its product is MIQETIEKMRKMKLYGMSRSFSHATESGSLSSLTPDELISLLVENEWDDRQNRRMDRSLRGARFRYKATVEELDFRPGRELDKNQLLRLADGAYIHKGENILMTGSTGTGKSYLACALGNQACSKGHKVLYANTTKLLTQLKMAKADGSSIKEMLKLEKLDVLILDDFGIQPLDVQSRMLLMEIIEDRHGKKSTIITSQLPVSAWYEIIGDQTLADAILDRIVHDAHRIELKGESLRRKRNINPEKQ
- a CDS encoding outer membrane beta-barrel protein; amino-acid sequence: MIRVSIILLFVLLSANLSFGQSTISGRVVDKVTKETLPGAYVFVKSELGETISSTFTDGSGKFSFQRPTINTYNIEVTFVGYTKSTKTIENFDGVDIGDIEISEDGELLETFEIKAQVLTGEVRGDTVAFNANAFKTRPQANADELIGKMPGVVFRNGTIEVQGEVVGRVLVDGEPFFGENPAVAMANIPVEIIDKIEFLDQRSDQAVLTGFDDGNTTKTINIITKKEVKSGLFGRLSGGYGTDNNYIATGSLNFFNGTQRTTVLGLTNNINQQNFSSDDLSGALGENGGQAGGGGRGGGGNNALQTRERDGITVTNAVGVNFSDKFDQGKAKFTGSYFFNDSRNTLNRTSSRSYILPSDSLQLYNQDRRSVSESKRHRLELRLDYDISERSAIIWRSRLSYAMSQSRNETLAQNLFDPQNPINEINNVTLGDNRWFSFDNDFTYRYKFAKEGRVLSTNITSRLNESNRDSRLTSVNTDFGTSRVDSLIQNSFSNSNSLNYRVSFDYSEPISENSQLRLQYRIGNDIGKTDQEVLQRQAESTFFELDSALSNQFENKYLQQQSGVGYRFNNEKWRIFTSLDYEVSNLNSDRLFPGFENTQRTFKNWIPRAVINYNLSEQTNIRIDYRASTDAPSIRQLQSLIDNRNPIQIFAGNPDLVQEYQQRLFARIRRVDTESSRSFFMFVSGSKRNNYLGNSTFIAARDTLIDGDVLLRQGGQFNRPINLDGFWDARSYLSFGFPVSFIKSNINLSTRANCI